From Silurus meridionalis isolate SWU-2019-XX chromosome 14, ASM1480568v1, whole genome shotgun sequence, a single genomic window includes:
- the smarce1 gene encoding SWI/SNF-related matrix-associated actin-dependent regulator of chromatin subfamily E member 1 isoform X4, with amino-acid sequence MSKRPSYAPPPAPAPTTNSSGITVPKPPKPPDKPLMPYMRYSRKVWDQVKASNPDLKLWEIGKIIGGMWRDLTDEEKQDYLNEYEAEKIEYNDSLKAYHNSPAYLAYVNAKNRAEAALEEESRQRQSRLDKGEPYMSIQPAEDPDDYDDGFSIKHTAAARFHRNHRLISDILSEVVVPDVRSVVTTARMQVLKRQVQSLMVHQRKLEAELLQIEDRHQEKKRRFLESTDSFNNELKRLCNLKVEVDMEKLAAEMAAAEEAARRRAEEREREREKEKEREKERETEAEKTERAPEEEQQGVSGPNSSEQNTSTDSKEQDKPSPMEIDEARADASEGQQECEEGAVEKPEQAESGLEEGASDSNPPLERENSTESVPSDTAPEERAPAAPQ; translated from the exons ATGTCAA AGCGGCCGTCTTACGCCCCGCCCCCTGCTCCGGCCCCCACTACA AATTCCTCTGGGATTACAGTTCCCAAGCCGCCCAAACCCCCCGATAAGCCTCTGATGCCCTACATGCGGTACAGCCGGAAG GTTTGGGATCAGGTGAAAGCTTCCAACCCCGATTTGAAGTTATGGGAGATTGGGAAGATCATCGGGGGAATGTGGAGGGACCTGACAGATGAGGAAAAGCAGGATTACTTGAATGAGTATGAAGCTGAAAAG ATCGAATATAACGACTCCCTGAAGGCCTACCACAATTCCCCGGCGTACCTAGCATACGTGAATGCTAAGAACCGTGCCGAAGCGGCTCTAGAAGAGGAGAGCAGGCAGAGGCAGTCTCGTCTGGATAAAGGAGAGCCTTACATGAGCATCCAGCCAGCTGAAGATCCTGATG ATTACGACGACGGCTTCTCTATAAAGCACACAGCAGCAGCTCGATTCCACAGGAACCACCGTCTGATCAGCGATATCCTGAGCGAGGTGGTGGTGCCCGACGTGCGCTCGGTGGTCACCACGGCACGCATGCAAGTGCTCAAACGCCAGGTCCAGTCCCTCATGGTGCATCAG aggaAATTGGAGGCAGAACTGCTGCAGATTGAAGACAGACACCAGGAGAAGAAAAGGCGTTTCCTCGAGTCCACCGATTCTTTTAACAATGAGCTCAAACGG CTGTGCAATCTAAAAGTGGAGGTGGACATGGAGAAGCTGGCAGCGGAGATGGCGGCGGCCGAAGAAGCCGCGAGACGAAGGGCAGAGGAGAGGGAACGGGAgcgagagaaggagaaggagcgTGAGAAAGAGCGCGAGACGGAGGcagagaagacagagagagcaCCGGAGGAGGAGCAGCAGGGAGTGAGCGGACCAAACAGCAGCGAGCAGAACACCAGCACCGACAGCAAGGAGCAGGACAAACCCAGTCCAATGGAGATAG ACGAGGCTCGTGCTGATGCGTCTGAGGGCCAGCAGGAGTGTGAGGAGGGTGCAGTGGAGAAGCCAGAGCAAGCCGAGAGTGGGTTAGAGGAAGGGGCGAGTGACAGCAATCCTCcactagagagagagaacagcacAGAGTCTGTACCCTCTGACACCGCACCTGAAGAGAGAGCCCCTGCCGCCCCACAGTAA
- the smarce1 gene encoding SWI/SNF-related matrix-associated actin-dependent regulator of chromatin subfamily E member 1 isoform X3 — translation MSKRPSYAPPPAPAPTTNSSGITVPKPPKPPDKPLMPYMRYSRKVSRKVWDQVKASNPDLKLWEIGKIIGGMWRDLTDEEKQDYLNEYEAEKIEYNDSLKAYHNSPAYLAYVNAKNRAEAALEEESRQRQSRLDKGEPYMSIQPAEDPDDYDDGFSIKHTAAARFHRNHRLISDILSEVVVPDVRSVVTTARMQVLKRQVQSLMVHQRKLEAELLQIEDRHQEKKRRFLESTDSFNNELKRLCNLKVEVDMEKLAAEMAAAEEAARRRAEEREREREKEKEREKERETEAEKTERAPEEEQQGVSGPNSSEQNTSTDSKEQDKPSPMEIDEARADASEGQQECEEGAVEKPEQAESGLEEGASDSNPPLERENSTESVPSDTAPEERAPAAPQ, via the exons ATGTCAA AGCGGCCGTCTTACGCCCCGCCCCCTGCTCCGGCCCCCACTACA AATTCCTCTGGGATTACAGTTCCCAAGCCGCCCAAACCCCCCGATAAGCCTCTGATGCCCTACATGCGGTACAGCCGGAAGGTAAGCAGGAAG GTTTGGGATCAGGTGAAAGCTTCCAACCCCGATTTGAAGTTATGGGAGATTGGGAAGATCATCGGGGGAATGTGGAGGGACCTGACAGATGAGGAAAAGCAGGATTACTTGAATGAGTATGAAGCTGAAAAG ATCGAATATAACGACTCCCTGAAGGCCTACCACAATTCCCCGGCGTACCTAGCATACGTGAATGCTAAGAACCGTGCCGAAGCGGCTCTAGAAGAGGAGAGCAGGCAGAGGCAGTCTCGTCTGGATAAAGGAGAGCCTTACATGAGCATCCAGCCAGCTGAAGATCCTGATG ATTACGACGACGGCTTCTCTATAAAGCACACAGCAGCAGCTCGATTCCACAGGAACCACCGTCTGATCAGCGATATCCTGAGCGAGGTGGTGGTGCCCGACGTGCGCTCGGTGGTCACCACGGCACGCATGCAAGTGCTCAAACGCCAGGTCCAGTCCCTCATGGTGCATCAG aggaAATTGGAGGCAGAACTGCTGCAGATTGAAGACAGACACCAGGAGAAGAAAAGGCGTTTCCTCGAGTCCACCGATTCTTTTAACAATGAGCTCAAACGG CTGTGCAATCTAAAAGTGGAGGTGGACATGGAGAAGCTGGCAGCGGAGATGGCGGCGGCCGAAGAAGCCGCGAGACGAAGGGCAGAGGAGAGGGAACGGGAgcgagagaaggagaaggagcgTGAGAAAGAGCGCGAGACGGAGGcagagaagacagagagagcaCCGGAGGAGGAGCAGCAGGGAGTGAGCGGACCAAACAGCAGCGAGCAGAACACCAGCACCGACAGCAAGGAGCAGGACAAACCCAGTCCAATGGAGATAG ACGAGGCTCGTGCTGATGCGTCTGAGGGCCAGCAGGAGTGTGAGGAGGGTGCAGTGGAGAAGCCAGAGCAAGCCGAGAGTGGGTTAGAGGAAGGGGCGAGTGACAGCAATCCTCcactagagagagagaacagcacAGAGTCTGTACCCTCTGACACCGCACCTGAAGAGAGAGCCCCTGCCGCCCCACAGTAA
- the smarce1 gene encoding SWI/SNF-related matrix-associated actin-dependent regulator of chromatin subfamily E member 1 isoform X2 produces the protein MSKRPSYAPPPAPAPTTQMPTTPGFVGYNPYSHLAYNNYRLGGNPGGNNRNSSGITVPKPPKPPDKPLMPYMRYSRKVWDQVKASNPDLKLWEIGKIIGGMWRDLTDEEKQDYLNEYEAEKIEYNDSLKAYHNSPAYLAYVNAKNRAEAALEEESRQRQSRLDKGEPYMSIQPAEDPDDYDDGFSIKHTAAARFHRNHRLISDILSEVVVPDVRSVVTTARMQVLKRQVQSLMVHQRKLEAELLQIEDRHQEKKRRFLESTDSFNNELKRLCNLKVEVDMEKLAAEMAAAEEAARRRAEEREREREKEKEREKERETEAEKTERAPEEEQQGVSGPNSSEQNTSTDSKEQDKPSPMEIDEARADASEGQQECEEGAVEKPEQAESGLEEGASDSNPPLERENSTESVPSDTAPEERAPAAPQ, from the exons ATGTCAA AGCGGCCGTCTTACGCCCCGCCCCCTGCTCCGGCCCCCACTACA CAAATGCCCACCACCCCTGGGTTTGTGGGGTACAACCCATACAGCCATCTGGCCTACAACAACTACAGGCTGGGAGGAAACCCCGGCGGAAACAACAGG AATTCCTCTGGGATTACAGTTCCCAAGCCGCCCAAACCCCCCGATAAGCCTCTGATGCCCTACATGCGGTACAGCCGGAAG GTTTGGGATCAGGTGAAAGCTTCCAACCCCGATTTGAAGTTATGGGAGATTGGGAAGATCATCGGGGGAATGTGGAGGGACCTGACAGATGAGGAAAAGCAGGATTACTTGAATGAGTATGAAGCTGAAAAG ATCGAATATAACGACTCCCTGAAGGCCTACCACAATTCCCCGGCGTACCTAGCATACGTGAATGCTAAGAACCGTGCCGAAGCGGCTCTAGAAGAGGAGAGCAGGCAGAGGCAGTCTCGTCTGGATAAAGGAGAGCCTTACATGAGCATCCAGCCAGCTGAAGATCCTGATG ATTACGACGACGGCTTCTCTATAAAGCACACAGCAGCAGCTCGATTCCACAGGAACCACCGTCTGATCAGCGATATCCTGAGCGAGGTGGTGGTGCCCGACGTGCGCTCGGTGGTCACCACGGCACGCATGCAAGTGCTCAAACGCCAGGTCCAGTCCCTCATGGTGCATCAG aggaAATTGGAGGCAGAACTGCTGCAGATTGAAGACAGACACCAGGAGAAGAAAAGGCGTTTCCTCGAGTCCACCGATTCTTTTAACAATGAGCTCAAACGG CTGTGCAATCTAAAAGTGGAGGTGGACATGGAGAAGCTGGCAGCGGAGATGGCGGCGGCCGAAGAAGCCGCGAGACGAAGGGCAGAGGAGAGGGAACGGGAgcgagagaaggagaaggagcgTGAGAAAGAGCGCGAGACGGAGGcagagaagacagagagagcaCCGGAGGAGGAGCAGCAGGGAGTGAGCGGACCAAACAGCAGCGAGCAGAACACCAGCACCGACAGCAAGGAGCAGGACAAACCCAGTCCAATGGAGATAG ACGAGGCTCGTGCTGATGCGTCTGAGGGCCAGCAGGAGTGTGAGGAGGGTGCAGTGGAGAAGCCAGAGCAAGCCGAGAGTGGGTTAGAGGAAGGGGCGAGTGACAGCAATCCTCcactagagagagagaacagcacAGAGTCTGTACCCTCTGACACCGCACCTGAAGAGAGAGCCCCTGCCGCCCCACAGTAA
- the smarce1 gene encoding SWI/SNF-related matrix-associated actin-dependent regulator of chromatin subfamily E member 1 isoform X1 — protein MSKRPSYAPPPAPAPTTQMPTTPGFVGYNPYSHLAYNNYRLGGNPGGNNRNSSGITVPKPPKPPDKPLMPYMRYSRKVSRKVWDQVKASNPDLKLWEIGKIIGGMWRDLTDEEKQDYLNEYEAEKIEYNDSLKAYHNSPAYLAYVNAKNRAEAALEEESRQRQSRLDKGEPYMSIQPAEDPDDYDDGFSIKHTAAARFHRNHRLISDILSEVVVPDVRSVVTTARMQVLKRQVQSLMVHQRKLEAELLQIEDRHQEKKRRFLESTDSFNNELKRLCNLKVEVDMEKLAAEMAAAEEAARRRAEEREREREKEKEREKERETEAEKTERAPEEEQQGVSGPNSSEQNTSTDSKEQDKPSPMEIDEARADASEGQQECEEGAVEKPEQAESGLEEGASDSNPPLERENSTESVPSDTAPEERAPAAPQ, from the exons ATGTCAA AGCGGCCGTCTTACGCCCCGCCCCCTGCTCCGGCCCCCACTACA CAAATGCCCACCACCCCTGGGTTTGTGGGGTACAACCCATACAGCCATCTGGCCTACAACAACTACAGGCTGGGAGGAAACCCCGGCGGAAACAACAGG AATTCCTCTGGGATTACAGTTCCCAAGCCGCCCAAACCCCCCGATAAGCCTCTGATGCCCTACATGCGGTACAGCCGGAAGGTAAGCAGGAAG GTTTGGGATCAGGTGAAAGCTTCCAACCCCGATTTGAAGTTATGGGAGATTGGGAAGATCATCGGGGGAATGTGGAGGGACCTGACAGATGAGGAAAAGCAGGATTACTTGAATGAGTATGAAGCTGAAAAG ATCGAATATAACGACTCCCTGAAGGCCTACCACAATTCCCCGGCGTACCTAGCATACGTGAATGCTAAGAACCGTGCCGAAGCGGCTCTAGAAGAGGAGAGCAGGCAGAGGCAGTCTCGTCTGGATAAAGGAGAGCCTTACATGAGCATCCAGCCAGCTGAAGATCCTGATG ATTACGACGACGGCTTCTCTATAAAGCACACAGCAGCAGCTCGATTCCACAGGAACCACCGTCTGATCAGCGATATCCTGAGCGAGGTGGTGGTGCCCGACGTGCGCTCGGTGGTCACCACGGCACGCATGCAAGTGCTCAAACGCCAGGTCCAGTCCCTCATGGTGCATCAG aggaAATTGGAGGCAGAACTGCTGCAGATTGAAGACAGACACCAGGAGAAGAAAAGGCGTTTCCTCGAGTCCACCGATTCTTTTAACAATGAGCTCAAACGG CTGTGCAATCTAAAAGTGGAGGTGGACATGGAGAAGCTGGCAGCGGAGATGGCGGCGGCCGAAGAAGCCGCGAGACGAAGGGCAGAGGAGAGGGAACGGGAgcgagagaaggagaaggagcgTGAGAAAGAGCGCGAGACGGAGGcagagaagacagagagagcaCCGGAGGAGGAGCAGCAGGGAGTGAGCGGACCAAACAGCAGCGAGCAGAACACCAGCACCGACAGCAAGGAGCAGGACAAACCCAGTCCAATGGAGATAG ACGAGGCTCGTGCTGATGCGTCTGAGGGCCAGCAGGAGTGTGAGGAGGGTGCAGTGGAGAAGCCAGAGCAAGCCGAGAGTGGGTTAGAGGAAGGGGCGAGTGACAGCAATCCTCcactagagagagagaacagcacAGAGTCTGTACCCTCTGACACCGCACCTGAAGAGAGAGCCCCTGCCGCCCCACAGTAA
- the ca10b gene encoding carbonic anhydrase-related protein 10, translating into MQHAWEFIFILHVHVLVAEAQPASSMPHDGWWAYKDVIEGSFIPVPSFWGLVNSAWKLCSVGKRQSPVNIETRRLTFDPFLTPLRVTGGRKISGVLYNTGRHVILRVDGSKRVCLSGGPLSYTYTLQEIRLHFGSDDTHGSEHLINGNALPGEVQLIHYNQDLYLNYSEAEKSPHGVAIISLFMKISEPTNPFLLRMLSREIITRITYKHDAYELMGLDLEELYPETWRFITYEGSLTVPPCLETVTWILMNKPVYVSHIELQSLRLLSQNAASQIFLSLSDNYRPQQNLNQRCIYTNINVNTHTHQCANSLRTHYRVNEWLLK; encoded by the exons ATGCAGCACGCTTgggaattcatttttattttacacgtTCATGTCCTCGTTGCAGAAG caCAGCCTGCATCCTCAATGCCCCATGATGGATGGTGGGCTTATAAAGATGTCATAGAAGGAAGTTTTATACCAG TTCCCTCTTTTTGGGGATTGGTGAACTCTGCGTGGAAACTTTGCTCCGTTGGGAAACGGCAGTCGCCGGTAAACATCGAGACTCGCCGTTTGACTTTTGACCCCTTCCTCACCCCACTACGCGTCACTGGAGGAAGAAAG ATAAGTGGCGTTCTTTATAACACGGGGCGTCATGTGATCCTGCGCGTGGATGGCTCTAAGCGCGTGTGCTTGTCTGGCGGTCCCCTGAGTTACACGTACACACTGCAGGAGATCCGACTGCATTTCGGCAGCGACGACACTCACGGCTCTGAGCACCTGATCAACGGGAACGCCCTTCCTGGAGAG gTGCAGTTAATACACTACAACCAGGATTTATATTTAAACTACAGCGAAGCAGAGAAGAGCCCGCACGGCGTCGCCATTATCTCCCTCTTCATGAAG ATATCGGAGCCCACCAATCCATTTCTCCTTCGGATGCTGAGCAGGGAAATTATCACTCGAATCACATACAAAC ATGACGCATACGAACTAATGGGACTGGACTTGGAGGAATTGTATCCTGAAACGTGGCGCTTTATAACATACGAAGGTTCCCTGACTGTGCCGCCATGCCTGGAAACGGTCACATGGATCCTGATGAATAAACCTGTCTATGTCTCACATATTGAG cTGCAGTCTCTGCGTCTCCTCAGTCAAAATGCCGCATCTCAGATCTTCCTCAGCTTGAGCGATAACTATCGGCCACAACAGAACCTAAACCAGCGCTGCATATACACCAACATCAAcgtaaacacgcacacacaccagtgTGCTAATTCACTCAGGACACACTATAGGG TGAATGAGTGGCTGCTGAAATAA